In Bactrocera oleae isolate idBacOlea1 chromosome 5, idBacOlea1, whole genome shotgun sequence, a genomic segment contains:
- the su(f) gene encoding protein suppressor of forked translates to MSVRDQIKIDIEWGHERLVRSQQVVEMRPYDIESWSVLLREAQTRPVNDVRSLYESLVNVFPTTARYWKIYIEQEMKGRNFERVEKLFQRSLVKILNIDLWKLYLTYVKETKAGLSTHKEKLAQAYDFALEKIGMDLHSFSIWQDYIHFLRSVEAVGSYAENQKITAVRRVYQKAVVTPIVGIEQLWKDYIAFEHNINPIISEKMSLERSKDYMNARRVAKELEILTKGLNRNLPAVPPTLSKEEMKQVDLWKKFIAFEKSNPLRTEDTALITRRVMFATEQCLLVLTHHPAVWHQAAQYLDQSAQALAEKGDTQAAKIFGDECANILERSINGVLNKNALLYFAYADFEEGRMKYDKVHAMYNKLLSIPDIDPTLAYVQYMKFARRAEGIKSARAVFKKGREDVRSRYHVFVAAALMEYYCSKDKDIAFRIFELGLKRFGGSPEYVMCYIDYLSHLNEDNNTRVLFERVLSSGGLTPALSVDVWNRFLEFESNIGDLSSIVKVERRRSAVLENLKEYEGKETAQLVDRYKFLDLYPCTSVELRSIGYTENVGIMTNKNAANAAAAKLDEPDVEQVVSLPRPDFSQMVPYKPKVNAHPGEHPLAGGTFPQPPALASLCAQLPPPVSFRGPFVSIEMLFDIFNRIKLPDAVPLPVGDHGCDTKLFDLAKSVHWIVDDSMCTGDAGSLKRRRMLPGGDDSDEEGQTPAPPANDIYRLRQQKRFSK, encoded by the exons ATGTCCGTACGCGATCAAATTAAAATAGATATA GAATGGGGGCACGAACGTTTGGTGCGTTCGCAACAGGTGGTGGAGATGCGTCCCTACGATATTGAATCGTGGTCGGTATTGTTGCGTGAGGCACAAACGCGTCCGGTAAACGATGTGCGCAGCTTGTATGAATCGTTAGTGAATGTCTTTCCAACAACAGCACGCTACTGGAAAATCTACATAGAACAAGAGATGAAAGGCAGAAATTTTGAACGTGTTGAAAAATTGTTCCAGCGTTCgttggtaaaaattttaaatatagatTTGTGGAAGTTGTATTTGACATATGTGAAAGAGACCAAAGCTGGCTTGAGTACACACAA AGAAAAGCTGGCACAGGCTTATGATTTTGCTTTGGAGAAAATTGGCATGGATTTGCATTCGTTTTCAATTTGGCAAGACTACATACATTTTTTGCGCAGCGTAGAAGCTGTAGGTAGTTATGCGGAAAATCAGAAAATTACCGCAGTGCGTAGAGTGTATCAGAAAGCGGTGGTTACGCCTATTGTAGGCATAGAACAGTTATGGAAAGACTATATAGCGTTTGAGCATAATATAAACCCTATAATATCGGAGAAAATGAGTTTGGAACGTTCGAA ggACTATATGAATGCACGACGTGTTGCCAAGGAACTTGAGATACTTACCAAAGGCTTGAATCGTAATTTGCCCGCCGTGCCACCGACGCTTTCCAAGGAGGAAATGAAACAG GTTGACTTATGGAAGAAATTCATTGCATTCGAGAAATCAAATCCGCTGCGCACGGAGGACACTGCACTTATAACGCGCCGTGTTATGTTTGCCACCGAGCAATGCCTGCTCGTGCTTACACATCATCCAGCCGTGTGGCATCAAGCTGCGCAATATCTAGATCAAAGTGCGCAAGCGTTGGCGGAAAAAGGC GATACACAAGCTGCAAAAATCTTCGGCGACGAATGCGCCAACATACTGGAGCGTTCTATTAATGGCGTCTTGAATAAAAATGCTCTACTCTACTTTGCCTACGCAGACTTCGAGGAGGGACGCATGAAGTATGATAAAGTTCACGCGATGTACAATAAATTGCTATCCATACCGGACATTGATCCAACGCTG GCTTATGTGCAATATATGAAGTTTGCGCGTCGCGCTGAGGGCATAAAATCCGCGCGTGCTGTCTTCAAGAAGGGCCGTGAGGATGTGCGCTCACGCTATCACGTGTTCGTCGCGGCGGCATTAATGGAGTATTATTGTTCGAAAGATAAGGATATTGCTTTTCGCATCTTCGAACTCGGGCTGAAACGCTTCGGCGGCAGCCCGGAGTATGTCATGTGTTACATAGATTATCTGTCACATTTGAACGAGGATAACAATACGCGTGTGCTGTTCGAACGCGTGCTGTCATCGGGTGGTCTAACGCCGGCGCTTAGTGTAGATGTATGGAATCGTTTTTTGGAATTCGAGTCGAACATTGGCGATTTGTCGAGTATTGTAAAAGTCGAGCGCCGCCGCAGTGCGGTGCTGGAGAAT CTGAAAGAGTACGAGGGCAAAGAGACTGCGCAACTGGTGGATCGCTATAAGTTTTTGGATCTTTATCCCTGCACAAGTGTAGAGCTGCGCTCCATCGGCTACACAGAG AATGTCGGTATTATGACGAATAAAAACGCCGCCAACGCAGCAGCTGCTAAGCTGGATGAACCCGATGTGGAGCAGGTGGTCTCGCTGCCGCGTCCCGATTTCTCGCAAATGGTGCCGTACAAGCCCAAAGTAAATGCACATCCCGGCGAGCATCCGCTGGCCGGTGGCACCTTTCCACAGCCGCCGGCCTTGGCCTCGCTGTGCGCACAGCTGCCACCGCCAGTGTCCTTTCGCGGTCCATTTGTCTCCATTGAAATGCTCTTTGACATCTTCAATCGCATCAAGCTGCCAGACG CTGTGCCACTGCCCGTCGGCGATCATGGCTGCGACACGAAACTCTTCGATCTGGCCAAATCGGTGCATTGGATTGTGGATGACAGCATGTGCACCGGCGATGCGGGCAGTCTGAAGCGTCGACGCATGCTGCCTGGCGGCGACGACAGCGACGAGGAGGGCCAAACGCCAGCGCCACCAGCCAATGACATATACCGTTTGCGGCAGCAAAAACGCTTCTCCAAATAA
- the phu gene encoding alkaline phosphatase → MYSLRHFTLIFLACQLAICQTHGYAIHHEPSERRMHPVFNFKAALPTQHNIGKRAMPLITFDAPKTEEEYSHYWNTVGQNILEKQIAEKSKLNTNLAKNIILFLGDGMSIPTLTAGRVYLGGEEKQFSFERFPYVGLSKTYCTNTQVADSACTATAYLGGVKTNYGTIGVSAAVEPNDCLSQNNTLHHVTSIAAWAQKQGMATGLVTTTSVTHASPAGVYAHTANRNWENDAEVLSDNGDPHICTDIATQLVHGEVGRKLNVILGGGRKHFLPNTVRELEGELGQRLDGHNLINEWLTMHGNDAHYAQTRDELLNLPASTTRVMGLFGANHMPFHLDADAKLTPTLAEMTAVALDILERQSNGRGFFLFVEGGRIDHAHHDTLALKALDETAEFDKAIALARARTDVHDTLTVVTSDHSHTMSVAGYSSRKNDIIGVNNGQLGDDQLPYATLSYANGPGFEYNVLKANGAIKRKNLHKIDMKHKDYPFPSMVPLESETHGGDDVGVFAIGPYAHLFTGNYEQNYLPHAISYAACLQSGNDVKRTACTDGLLNGRA, encoded by the exons ATGTATAGTTTACGGCATTTTACATTAATATTCTTGGCGTGCCAGCTAGCAATCTGCCAGACGCACGGCTATG CCATACATCATGAGCCCAGCGAGCGACGCATGCATCCAGTCTTCAATTTCAAGGCCGCGTTGCCGACACAACATAACATCGGCAAACGCGCCATGCCATTGATCACTTTCGACGcgccgaaaacggaagaggaaTATTCGCATTACTGGAACACAGTTGGACAGAACATACTAGAAAAGCAGATTGCCGAGAAATCAAAGCTCAATACCAATTTggctaaaaatataatattatttttgggtgaCGGCATGTCCATACCAACTTTGACAGCGGGACGTGTATATTTGGGTGGCGAAGAAAAACAATTCAGCTTCGAACGCTTTCCATATGTGGGCCTTAGTAAG ACCTACTGCACCAACACACAGGTCGCCGACTCCGCCTGTACGGCTACTGCTTATCTCGGCGGCGTTAAAACGAATTACGGCACAATCGGTGTATCAGCTGCTGTCGAGCCGAACGATTGCCTGAGTCAAAACAACACGCTCCATCACGTCACTTCGATTGCCGCCTGGGCACAAAAGCAGGGCATGGCAACGGGTCTAGTCACCACCACTTCGGTGACGCACGCCTCCCCCGCAGGCGTTTACGCGCACACTGCCAACCGCAATTGGGAGAATGATGCGGAGGTGCTATCCGATAACGGCGATCCGCATATCTGCACGGACATCGCGACACAGCTGGTGCACGGCGAAGTTGGCCGCAAATTGAATGTTATCTTGGGGGGCGGACGCAAACATTTTCTGCCGAATACAGTGCGCGAGTTAGAGGGTGAGCTGGGCCAACGTCTGGACGGACACAATTTGATTAACGAATGGCTGACTATGCATGGCAACGACGCACACTACGCGCAAACACGCGATGAGCTGTTGAAT TTACCCGCTTCGACCACACGCGTCATGGGTCTCTTTGGCGCCAATCACATGCCTTTTCATTTGGATGCGGATGCCAAGCTGACGCCCACACTCGCTGAGATGACCGCAGTTGCATTGGATATACTGGAGCGTCAGAGCAATGGCCGTGGTTTCTTCCTCTTCGTCGAGGGCGGACGCATTGATCATGCACATCACGACACACTCGCCTTGAAAGCATTAGATGAGACGGCCGAATTTGATAAGGCCATCGCGTTGGCGCGCGCACGGACCGACGTACACGATACACTCACCGTCGTCACCTCGGATCACTCGCACACAATGTCAGTGGCGGGCTACTCATCGCGCAAGAACGATATTATTGGCGTAAATAACGGTCAGCTGGGCGATGATCAATTACCCTATGCGACGCTAAGCTATGCAAACGGTCCCGGCTTCGAATACAACGTGCTGAAAGCGAATGGCGCCATAAAACGCAAGAACTTGCACAAGATCGACATGAAACACAAGGACTATCCATTCCCCAGCATGGTGCCGCTCGAATCGGAGACGCATGGTGGTGATGATGTCGGCGTATTCGCGATCGGCCCATATGCGCATCTCTTCACCGGCAACTACGAGCAAAACTATTTGCCACATGCGATAAGCTACGCGGCGTGTTTACAGAGCGGTAACGACGTGAAAAGAACAGCGTGTACGGATGGACTGCTAAATGGGCGGGCTTGA
- the LOC106618502 gene encoding uncharacterized protein, protein MTFTEDSIGACAVATSPTTISTVQAYQQRIKCGEVFIWDCVGELFAIECLLCEEHPLCTLSEFAEHMDIWHYDWTAEAHASLPDTTTTADGCDLLPKQWMELDSSAAAEERHTNLLSDSNHFVDDNSDSETVSMASDLPETRSWHAATVLESEHSIPVSSTETFEELLYGAEFGVCGNVNDLRSGEVCVERAQSSETEELPANSAHVNTMGTIVRERVENPLLKRFKTEKLIEIYEKFPELWHKDVRSSQKPETQANAYRSISQKLKKVGIHLKTAAVQRRLNALRKRYRLEKLQELKAHLKDQIYESSFEYYAHLQFLREHIEPQLCKICRRICKDAKKCCEGAEETRAEKMPISNKAAESDDVVVEGSEENEALNVVKAPIQADEESNKESHEENYEAKNTVNEMTLQLSKSVAAQFKVMVEEILKSEDTMQETKLEARELEVKSNEMEPVDTTSKLHEAVAALVPSNWKLEGHMLQANFEVNGNPNVSVKQSMELESVVDTTNTLHEAITSTEQSNGSVEEPMLQENLQVDKNQNVSIKESRLPRRSLRHSNKIEILEVIELPRMQPFKAQELEVSTSTPHDQQAVTIHQVSSLEAMSNADENMASEEYDSSNGDSGIQRDYDEQPNAETSHPVETESFARLTAEQAHKLIELYRQNPLLWDPDHADFKTRVRRRNVWRQLTAQLNAHFQMRYTWVKLHRKMHDYIKYYRRERQRIELEGGRTRWCFYDDFAFLNEVLVEQSSDAPKLLLNKQQNLKIIEVYAAHPQLWNTNHALHKRRHLRQNIFKAMSDQLRDAHNIIISPLRLKQRIVEFRCTYRLEKERRCTSEQRGATYEPCYEYYQLLSFLDAHIAPFNCAECSALFKKHTEIERHMRQTHSKNKNKTIVTQNASRKAHETKTVTLENVCHICGISFTLSRNLMCHLKRHANQREYMCAYCPKKFFDGATLRVHERSHTKSRPYVCEQCGAGYATGSKLNQHLKRHNGQRDFPCELCDKAFYTAFECERHMRTHMNVREKVCPICGRDFGVGSGYYAHMLLHTGVKRYKCKMCCKQFAQFAGLYKHRKRYHPKEFALERAKKSGRVMQELAEK, encoded by the exons atgaCGTTCACGGAAGACTCTATTGGCGCCTGCGCAGTCGCTACGTCGCCAACAACAATTTCGACGGTACAAGCGTACCAACAACGCATTAAATGTGGTGAAGTTTTCATTTGGGACTGTGTCGGTGAACTCTTCGCCATCGAATGTTTGCTCTGCGAGGAGCATCCACTTTGCACGCTGTCCGAATTCGCCGAACACATGGATATTTGGCATTACGACTGGACGGCTGAGGCGCACGCTTCATTGCccgatacaacaacaacagcggatGGCTGTGACTTATTACCCAAACAATGGATGGAGCTCGATAGCTCAGCAGCAGCCGAAGAGCGCCACACAAACTTACTGAGCGACAGCAACCACTTTGTAGACGACAACAGCGATTCGGAAACCGTATCAATGGCGTCTGATTTGCCGGAAACTAGGTCATGGCATGCAGCCACG GTTCTCGAAAGTGAACACAGCATACCAGTAAGCTCTactgaaacctttgaagagctACTTTACGGCGCAGAGTTTGGGGTGTGTGGCAATGTGAATGATCTGCGCAGCGGAGAGGTGTGTGTAGAAAGAGCGCAAAGCAGCGAAACTGAAGAACTGCCAGCGAACAGCGCACACGTAAACACAATGGGTACTATTGTGAGGGAACGGGTTGAG AATCCACTACTGAAACGCTTCAAAACCGAGAAATTAATAgagatttatgaaaaatttcccGAACTCTGGCATAAAGACGTACGCAGTAGCCAAAAGCCTGAGACACAAGCGAATGCCTATCGTAGCATCAGCCAGAAACTAAAAAAAGTTGGTATCCATTTAAAAACGGCGGCTGTACAGCGGCGACTTAATGCGCTACGCAAACGTTATCGCCTCGAGAAACTGCAAGAACTTAAAGCTCATTTGAAGGATCAAATATATGAAAGCAGCTTCGAGTACTATGCGCATTTACAATTCTTGAGGGAGCACATCGAGCCGCAGTTGTGTAAGATTTGCAGGCGGATTTGTAAAGATGCAAAGAAATGTTGTGAGGGCGCAGAAGAAACGCGAGCAGAGAAGATGCCGATAAGCAATAAAGCTGCAGAAAGCGATGATGTGGTTGTTGAAGGAAGCGAAGAGAATGAGGCACTAAACGTCGTCAAAGCGCCAATACAAGCAGACGAGGAAAGCAACAAAGAAAGCCACGAGGAAAACTACGAAGCAAAAAATACGGTTAACGAAATGACGCTTCAACTAAGCAAATCTGTAGCGGCACAGTTTAAGGTTATGGTCGAGGAAATATTGAAAAGTGAGGACACAATGCAGGAGACGAAGTTAGAAGCAAGAGAGCTAGAGGTCAAAAGTAATGAGATGGAACCAGTAGACACTACGAGCAAGCTACACGAAGCTGTGGCGGCCTTGGTACCATCGAATTGGAAACTAGAAGGGCATATGTTGCAGGCGAACTTCGAAGTAAACGGAAATCCGAATGTAAGCGTGAAGCAGTCAATGGAATTGGAATCCGTAGTAGACACCACGAACACGCTACACGAAGCTATCACGTCCACAGAGCAATCCAATGGGAGCGTAGAAGAGCCTATGTTGCAAGAGAATCTCCAAGTAGACAAAAATCAGAATGTAAGCATAAAGGAGTCAAGATTACCGCGACGCTCATTGCGGCATAGCAATAAGATAGAAATTTTGGAGGTGATAGAACTGCCGAGAATG CAACCTTTCAAGGCACAAGAGCTCGAAGTTAGCACATCGACGCCACATGACCAACAAGCCGTAACAATACACCAGGTTAGTAGTCTTGAAGCTATGAGCAATGCTGACGAGAACATGGCTTCAGAGGAGTACGATTCTTCGAATGGTGACTCGGGTATACAGCGCGAT TACGATGAACAACCCAATGCCGAGACAAGTCACCCCGTGGAGACGGAGTCTTTTGCGCGTCTCACGGCTGAGCAAGCGCACAAATTGATAGAACTCTACCGCCAAAATCCGCTGCTTTGGGATCCCGATCATGCAGACTTCAAAACGCGCGTGCGGCGCCGCAATGTTTGGCGTCAACTAACAGCACAGTTGAATGCGCACTTCCAAATGCGCTACACTTGGGTGAAGCTGCATCGCAAAATGCACGACTACATCAAATATTATAGACGCGAGCGACAGCGCATCGAGCTGGAGGGCGGCCGTACGCGTTGGTGCTTCTATGATGACTTTGCCTTTCTCAATGAAGTG CTCGTTGAGCAGAGCAGCGATGCGCCAAAATTGCTGCTGAACAAACAACAAAATCTGAAAATCATCGAGGTGTATGCCGCGCATCCGCAACTTTGGAATACCAATCATGCACTCCACAAGCGGCGGCATCTGCGTCAGAACATTTTCAAGGCGATGAGCGACCAGCTGCGTGACGCGCACAATATAATTATATCACCGCTTAGGCTGAAACAGCGCATTGTGGAGTTTCGCTGCACCTATCGATTGGAGAAGGAGCGACGTTGCACCAGCGAGCAGCGAGGCGCAACTTATGAGCCCTGCTACGAGTACTATCAGCTACTAAGCTTTCTGGACGCGCATATAGCGCCGTTCAACTGCGCGGAGTGCAGCGCACTATTTAAGAAACACACCGAAATCGAGCGTCACATGCGGCAAAcgcatagtaaaaataaaaataaaacgattGTCACGCAGAACGCGTCGCGAAAAGCGCACGAAACGAAAACCGTCACGCTGGAAAATGTCTGCCACATTTGCGGCATAAGCTTCACGCTTAGTCGCAACCTCATGTGCCACCTAAAACGTCACGCAAATCAGCGCGAATACATGTGCGCCTACTGTCCGAAGAAGTTCTTTGACGGCGCCACTTTGCGCGTGCACGAACGCTCACACACCAAAAGTCGCCCCTACGTTTGCGAGCAGTGCGGCGCCGGCTACGCCACAGGCAGTAAGCTGAATCAGCATTTGAAGCGGCATAACGGTCAACGCGACTTTCCGTGTGAGCTGTGCGACAAGGCATTCTACACGGCTTTCGAATGTGAGCGTCATATGCGCACACACATGAACGTACGCGAGAAGGTGTGCCCCATCTGCGGCAGGGACTTCGGCGTCGGTTCAGGCTACTATGCGCACATGCTATTGCATACGGGCGTCAAGCGGTACAAGTGCAAAATGTGTTGCAAGCAATTCGCGCAGTTCGCCGGCCTTTATAAGCATCGTAAACGCTATCATCCGAAGGAGTTTGCATTGGAGCGCGCGAAAAAGAGCGGACGCGTTATGCAAGAGTTGGCAGAGAAGTAG
- the Rab35 gene encoding ras-related protein Rab-35 gives MARGFDHLFKLLIIGDSGVGKSSLLIRFSDDTFAGTYITTIGVDFKIRTVVIDGLRIKLQIWDTAGQERFRTITSTYYRGTHGVIIVYDVTNGESFANVRRWLDEIQNNCDVVNKVLVGNKNDDPDRKVVITEDAQRFARQMDIELFETSAKDNINVEEMFLAITRQVLQHKLRNAQNEQQKDSITLKKQAKNKRKSKCCS, from the exons ATGGCACGCGGCTTTGaccatttatttaaattattaattataggTGATAGTG GTGTTGGCAAGTCATCACTACTGATACGCTTCTCAGACGATACCTTCGCCGGCACCTACATCACCACCATCGGCGTTGACTTCAAGATACGCACCGTTGTCATCGATGGGCTGCGCATCAAGCTGCAAATATGGGACACTGCCGGACAAGAGCGCTTCCGCACTATAACGAGCACCTATTATCGCGGCACGCATGGCGTAATCATCGTGTACGATGTAACGAACGGCGAATCATTTGCGAATGTGCGAAGATGGTTAgatgaaatacaaaataattgcgATGTGGTCAATAAAGTATTGG TGGGTAACAAAAATGATGATCCCGATCGTAAAGTGGTCATCACCGAGGATGCGCAGCGCTTTGCGCGCCAAATGGACATCGAGCTGTTTGAGACATCCGCCAAAGACAATATCAATGTGGAAGAGATGTTCCTCGCCATAACGCGACAGGTGCTGCAGCATAAGCTGCGTAATGCGCAAAATGAGCAACAAAAGGACAGTATCACTTTGAAGAAACAGGCAAAGAATAAACGAAAAAGTAAATGTTGCAGTTGA
- the aspr gene encoding adhesive plaque matrix protein 2, with the protein MPSKIALSFVLLLAAASSFPEVLGKNVDKRCVNCTYRTYYTSASSPSQYTARDASVDGCHGNPCGVNAVCQDASGRPVCSCPPGHSGNPLTHCNRGECLDNIDCRGDLQCRDNRCVNPCVGACGLNANCEPKNHVAVCSCPTGYRGDPFTSCHRVDPDEQCHPSPCGVNTKCEILNGVPTCSCVHGFTGNPLSGCRHECEHDGDCSARDTCSNYKCVPACQQCGIGATCNTVAGHRAVCECPKGYIGSPYTECRAECYGDSDCPSNRPACFYGICKNTCDGACGVGADCNLRGLTPVCSCPRDMTGDPFVRCRPFTKEDLCEPNPCGTNALCIPGHDNTGRERPVCNCLPGYTGNPLTHCSRGECLSNNECPDNKACINYQCVNPCIGKCASGATCEPKAHLAVCKCPPGYSGDALVSCRQTRAFPVAKYDGCTQCGK; encoded by the exons ATG CCTTCGAAAATCGCCTTGAGCTTTGTGCTCCTGCTCGCCGCAGCCAGCAGCTTTCCAGAGGTTCTAGGTAAAAACGTAGACAAACGTTGCGTGAACTGCACGTATCGTACATATTACACTTCCGCCAGCAGCCCGTCACAGTACACAGCACGAGATGCCAGCG TCGATGGCTGTCATGGCAATCCTTGCGGTGTGAATGCTGTTTGCCAGGATGCTAGCGGCCGCCCCGTCTGCTCCTGCCCACCTGGTCATAGCGGCAATCCGCTGACACACTGCAACCGTGGCGAATGTTTGGACAACATCGACTGCCGTGGCGATTTGCAATGCAGGGATAATCGTTGTGTGAATCCCTGTGTGGGCGCTTGTGGTCTCAATGCCAATTGTGAG CCCAAAAATCACGTTGCCGTTTGCAGTTGCCCCACAGGCTACAGAGGTGATCCATTCACTTCCTGCCATCGCGTTGATCCTG ATGAACAGTGCCATCCCAGTCCATGTGGCGTCAATACCAAATGTGAGATTTTGAATGGCGTGCCCACTTGTTCGTGTGTACATGGTTTCACT GGCAATCCACTTAGCGGCTGTCGACACGAATGCGAACACGATGGCGATTGCAGCGCACGCGATACTTGCAGCAACTACAAGTGCGTGCCCGCTTGCCAGCAGTGCGGCATTGGCGCGACCTGCAACACAGTCGCTGGACATCGCGCCGTTTGCGAATGCCCCAAGGGCTACATTGGCTCGCCGTACACCGAATGTCGTGCCGAGTGCTATGGCGACTCCGATTGTCCATCCAATCGTCCAGCTTGTTTCTATGGCATCTGCAAGAACACATGTGATGGCGCATGCGGCGTTGGTGCTGATTGCAATTTGCGCGGTTTAACGCCTGTCTGCAGCTGTCCACGCGACATGACCGGCGATCCGTTTGTGCGCTGTCGGCCATTCACAAAGG AGGATCTCTGCGAGCCAAATCCTTGCGGCACAAATGCGCTCTGCATACCCGGCCATGACAATACTGGACGTGAGCGGCCGGTCTGCAACTGCTTGCCGGGCTACACGGGCAATCCATTGACGCACTGCTCGCGC GGTGAGTGCTTGAGCAACAACGAGTGTCCCGACAACAAGGCGTGCATCAACTATCAGTGTGTGAATCCCTGCATTGGCAAGTGCGCTTCGGGCGCTACCTGCGAGCCAAAGGCCCACTTGGCGGTGTGTAAGTGCCCGCCGGGTTACTCCGGCGATGCGTTGGTGTCGTGTCGCCAAACGCGCGCCTTTCCTGTGGCAAAATACGACGGCTGCACACAATGCGGAAAATAG